One window from the genome of Moorena sp. SIOASIH encodes:
- a CDS encoding nucleoside deaminase: MSVAIEIAQKAGEAGEVPVGAVIVDSEGKLIATGENRRERDKDPTAHAEILALRAAGQQLQSWHLNTCTLYVTLEPCPMCAGAIILARLGLLVYGVDDPKTGSIRTVANLPDSACSNHRLPVIGGIMESVCREQLQSWFADRRKRQ, translated from the coding sequence ATGAGTGTTGCCATAGAGATTGCCCAGAAGGCTGGTGAAGCGGGTGAGGTACCAGTGGGTGCCGTGATTGTAGACAGTGAAGGTAAGTTAATTGCAACAGGAGAGAATCGTCGAGAGCGGGACAAAGACCCCACTGCTCATGCCGAAATCCTGGCACTCCGTGCTGCTGGTCAACAGCTGCAAAGTTGGCATCTTAATACCTGCACTCTCTACGTTACCTTAGAACCTTGTCCCATGTGTGCCGGAGCGATTATCTTAGCACGACTCGGTCTTCTGGTTTATGGTGTGGACGATCCTAAAACTGGCAGCATTCGCACCGTTGCTAATCTTCCTGATAGTGCTTGTTCTAATCACCGGTTGCCAGTAATAGGGGGAATTATGGAATCCGTTTGTCGGGAACAGTTACAATCTTGGTTTGCCGACCGACGCAAAAGACAATAG
- a CDS encoding 1-acyl-sn-glycerol-3-phosphate acyltransferase, with translation MTTTLKSTSDYGNDHGNPIKAMSVDSGICHWLINIIYPLARRVVIPFHFGQLTVTGQENVPKTGPIILAPTHRSRWDALMVPYAVGKPVTGRDLRYMVSANEIYGLQGWFIRRLGGFPVNTGRGGISSIRHTVELLSNGEALVMFPEGNIFRNGQVNPLKPGMARIALQVESSHPGIGLNIVPISLNYSQPIPKWGCDVTVTVGSPISVADYSTKSVKKGAAQLTHDLHTSMTNLDRSSGQDCSKKKLL, from the coding sequence ATGACAACAACGTTAAAAAGCACTTCTGATTATGGTAACGATCACGGTAACCCCATCAAAGCCATGTCTGTAGATTCTGGTATTTGCCACTGGTTAATTAACATTATCTATCCCTTAGCACGGCGTGTTGTCATTCCGTTTCATTTTGGTCAACTTACCGTAACAGGACAAGAGAACGTTCCTAAGACTGGTCCTATTATTTTAGCTCCCACCCATCGCTCTCGTTGGGATGCGTTAATGGTTCCTTACGCCGTTGGTAAACCCGTAACCGGACGTGACTTGCGGTATATGGTCTCAGCCAATGAAATCTATGGCCTACAGGGTTGGTTTATCCGTCGCCTAGGAGGGTTCCCCGTAAATACTGGACGTGGAGGAATTAGCAGTATCCGTCACACTGTGGAACTTCTGAGCAATGGCGAAGCACTGGTAATGTTTCCTGAAGGCAATATCTTCCGTAATGGTCAAGTAAACCCCTTAAAACCTGGTATGGCTCGTATTGCCTTGCAGGTAGAATCATCTCACCCTGGTATTGGTCTCAATATTGTACCGATTTCTCTTAATTATAGCCAGCCTATCCCTAAATGGGGTTGTGATGTCACAGTTACTGTTGGATCTCCGATTAGTGTAGCAGATTATAGTACCAAGTCAGTTAAAAAAGGAGCTGCACAGCTTACCCATGACCTGCATACATCAATGACCAACTTAGACAGAAGTTCCGGACAAGACTGTTCTAAAAAAAAGCTCCTGTAG
- the psbC gene encoding photosystem II reaction center protein CP43, translating into MVTLSNTMVAGNRDQESSGFAWWSGNARLINLSGKLLGAHVSHAGLIVFWAGAMTLFEVAHYIPEKPVFEQGLILIPHMATLGWGVGPGGEIVNTFPYFVIGVLHLISSAVLGFGGIYHAVRGPEALEQYSNFFGYDWKDKNKMTSIIGFHLIILGLGAFLLVIKAMFVGGVYDSWAPGGGAVRLITNPTLNPGVIFGYLVDAPFGGEGWIIGVNNMEDIIGGHIWIGLICIFGGVFHILTKPFGWARRAFVWSGEAYLSYSLGALSMMGFICSCYVWFNNTAYPSEFYGPTNAEASQAQSFVFLARDQRLGANIASSQGPTGLGKYLMRSPTGEIIFGGETMRFWDFQGPWLEPLRGPNGLDVNKLRNDIQPWQLRRAAEYMTHAPNGSINSVGGIITEANSFNYVNPRAWLASFHFVMAFFFLVGHLWHAGRARAAAAGFEKGIERETEAVLSMPDLD; encoded by the coding sequence GTGGTAACGCTCTCTAATACTATGGTTGCGGGCAATCGCGACCAAGAATCTTCCGGTTTCGCCTGGTGGTCTGGTAATGCCCGTCTGATCAACCTCTCTGGTAAGTTGCTGGGAGCTCATGTTTCCCATGCTGGCCTGATCGTGTTCTGGGCTGGCGCAATGACCCTGTTTGAGGTTGCTCACTACATTCCCGAAAAGCCTGTGTTCGAGCAGGGATTGATTCTAATCCCTCACATGGCTACTTTGGGTTGGGGTGTTGGTCCTGGTGGCGAAATTGTTAACACTTTCCCCTACTTTGTTATTGGTGTCCTACACCTGATTTCTTCTGCCGTATTGGGCTTTGGCGGTATTTATCACGCCGTTCGTGGTCCTGAAGCCTTAGAACAGTATTCTAACTTCTTTGGTTACGACTGGAAGGACAAGAACAAGATGACTAGTATCATCGGCTTCCACCTGATCATCTTAGGATTGGGTGCCTTCTTGCTGGTGATCAAGGCTATGTTCGTCGGCGGTGTTTATGACTCTTGGGCACCGGGTGGTGGTGCTGTTCGTTTGATCACTAACCCAACCCTGAACCCTGGTGTGATCTTCGGCTACTTAGTCGATGCTCCCTTCGGTGGTGAAGGTTGGATTATTGGTGTCAACAACATGGAAGACATCATTGGCGGTCATATCTGGATTGGTCTGATCTGCATCTTTGGTGGTGTATTCCACATTCTGACTAAACCCTTCGGCTGGGCTCGTCGTGCCTTTGTCTGGTCTGGAGAAGCTTACCTCTCCTACAGCTTAGGTGCCTTGTCCATGATGGGCTTCATTTGCTCTTGCTACGTGTGGTTCAACAACACCGCTTATCCTAGCGAGTTCTATGGTCCTACCAATGCTGAAGCGTCTCAAGCTCAGTCTTTCGTATTCTTAGCCCGTGACCAACGCCTAGGTGCTAATATTGCGTCTTCCCAAGGGCCTACTGGTCTGGGTAAATACCTGATGCGCTCTCCTACTGGTGAAATCATCTTCGGTGGTGAAACCATGCGCTTCTGGGACTTCCAAGGTCCGTGGTTGGAGCCTCTACGGGGTCCAAATGGTCTGGATGTTAACAAGCTCAGAAATGACATTCAGCCTTGGCAGCTACGTCGTGCTGCTGAGTACATGACCCATGCTCCTAACGGTTCCATCAACTCTGTAGGTGGCATTATTACTGAGGCAAATTCCTTCAACTATGTCAACCCTCGTGCTTGGTTGGCTAGTTTCCACTTTGTAATGGCTTTCTTCTTCCTAGTTGGTCACCTCTGGCACGCTGGTCGTGCACGGGCTGCCGCTGCTGGATTCGAGAAAGGTATTGAGCGTGAAACTGAAGCTGTACTGAGTATGCCTGACCTTGACTAG